The DNA sequence TGCAATTACTTAAGTGTGGGTATGGATACTCCATAAAACCTCTTGGTTAACCTAACATACTCACTTGAAATCCACTTGTGTGGATTCTGCGTACATTGCTTCAATTTAAACTTTTCTGGGCTACGTAAGTGTGTTTTCTTAAAAACGTAATTTTGCTAACAAGGGGCTGGTATCTGAGATAAATCTGGGAATTTTGCCACACAGCAATGTTGGTTTACTTAACACCTACTTTTCTTTTGAGGAACAAACTAAATGGCAAATTTAAATATACTTAAAAAAGTGGCTACCGTGGCGGCAGTTTCTACCGTAGCATTAATGGCTACCACAGGAAAGGCTTCAGCTATCACTATTGACCTGGGTGGTACTTTTGGCACTGCTACAAGCTATAGCTACAGTCAAGGTGGTATTTCAGTGACAGCAACCGGAGTTGGAGCTAATCCAGCAGAAACATTACTATTTCGTAATAGCAATGGTTTAGGGGTAGTAACAGGCAACGATGGGAACGATAATAATCAAGTCGATGGCTTAGATATTAACGAAACCCTCAACTTATTGTTTAGTCCTCAAGTAAAACTCTTCAGAGCCATCTTTTCTCAAGTTGATGCTACTCCAGACGGAGATGAATACTCAATATTAGTAGATGGTTCTTTCCTTCAAAGTGGGAACATTGCTTCTATTGGCACTGGTACAGTCTCCGTAGCAATTAATAATTCTCCATTCGGCGCACTTTACTCTTTCACTGTTACCGATGGGGATGACGACTACTTCCTGAAAGCTGTTGAAGTCCAGCCTATTCCCGAACCTCTAACAATGGGTGGTATCGCTTTGGGTGCAACCTTTGGTGCATATCTCAGAAAGCGGTATTCCAAAAAAGACGAAAAGCTAGTCAAAGCTTAATTCGTAACTCTTGGGTAAGATTCATATTATCAAACCCCAATTATTAACTTGCATTCCCTTCTTGTTTATCAGCTCTACTTGCAAACAAGTAAATCTGTTTTTGCAATTAAAAGCGATGAATTTCAGTGATTAACAATGAATTATGGCAGTAGCTAGAGTTCAGTTTTCTTAATTATCAACACCACTAAACTTTCTCAGTGTTTCAACAATTGAAAGATATTTACATCATCCGTTAACTCAACTTAACGTAAAAATCTACATTCTCACAAAGTGCCTAAAACTCATCTCAAATACGAGATTTAGGCTTTTTATTACAGCTAATAGAAGTATTTAAGCTAAAACCAGCATAGCCTATCAACAATACTCTTATTTTCCAATTTGTCTGCGAGATATGTAATAAGAAATAGCCTATGAATTTACTCATAGGCTATTTTTTTATTACGGTTTAATTTAGTTGCGTTTAATTAGGCGCTCTTACCCCATTTTTCCCGTAAGCTGAATAGTCTACTGTCGGTATGACGCTTGCCTGTCCATCTACCTTATAATGAAACCCCTGAACAGGAACGATTTGCTTAAAAATAACGCCCTGCGAGGCATCTGGTGATGTTTTTGCATTTCTTCCATAAGCGTCTGTATAGATTACAGAGTTGGTAGAATTGCTAAAAGCCAGTGCTGCAAAATGGGTATTAGAATGAACTGTTCCACGGAAAGGTGAACGAGGGTCATCCCAGGTAACTTTGCTTCCAGCCGCCAAAACTTCTTGGCACAATAGCCCCTTAGACATGGGATGGCTAGAATTATAGCAAGTATCCACCGTTCTACTAATTTTCGTAGCGGCAGAAGCATCAAAGAAACGTGAAGCATTTCTCAAATTAAAGTAGAAGCTACCGCCTGTAAATCCTGTTAACCAAAACTCACCACTTCTAGGAACAATACCATTTAACTGTTCTTCTTGTGTACCGCGCACAAAACATTCTTTTGTAGGAATGGCTCTGTGCATACCGCCCATAGGTTGGTCAATAGGGTTAGGAGGTATACCAGCAGTATGGGTAACCCCACACAAAGGAACCTCTGGTTCCTTGAATGTTCCAGCTTTACCGAACAAAGCAAAATGTTTTATATTAAAAGGCTCCTCTCCATCGCACTTACCACCAACGAACATTTCATGAGCTGTATTTGTTAAAGCATCTGGGGAATGTGTACCCATGTGCAGTTTTATAGTCACATCACAAGTTGTATTTAAGCTGGTGTTATTTGCGTTGTACATATTCCAGTTGTTCGCAACCAAAACTTTATGTCCAACATGGTCTTCATGCCTAGCGTGAGATGGACTATTAACTTCTTGCTGTTCGCTGACATATCCAAATGCTGGCATACCCACAATGTTAAATACCTCCGAACTGCGTGGGTCATCGCCATGCTCATGTCCGTATGTACAGTACATATCAGTTTCTGGGTTAAAATCTACGGGCGGATGCCATGTGGGGTACACCTCACCATCTTCAGCTTTTGTCCAATAGGTGTCGTGCATCCACTTTGGGCATTCCCCGGTTTTGGCTGGAGACCACAACCCGTATGATCTGGCCAAAGTGTCGGAACTGGCTGGTAGTAGGTTTTGTGTCCGCACTGGTCTGCCAGAAATAGGTATAACAGGAGCGCCTTTATTGATGCGGTCTGGCTGGATTTTTTGGATATCGTCTATTTTCTGCACAGTATCCTTAGCCCAGAAAGCAAACCAATTAAAGCGCATATTGCTGTTGGAGCCTGTGAACTTGATGACTAGGTTTCTTGTGTCATTATTCGGTGTGTTTTTGGCAAGATTGCTATTCAAAGGGCAAGGAACTGTACGGTATGTTTGTAACCCAGTAGTATTGATGGTGCAAGTTCCAACTACAGGGCCGTTCAGTGAGTCCAAACGTACTTCTGCACTATTTGTTCCTGAATCTAAGGAAACACGTAGCATCAAAGCTTCTACACCACTACCTAAGTCAAGGTTGTTGTATATTGCATAGTTTCCATTAGCCGCTTTAGTCAATTCTTGAGACTGCCCATTACCCAAAAAATTAAAAGGATCTTCACTGCGTTCACCATAACCACCCCAAATTGTTTCCAGACCAACGCGGGAAGCAAAACTGAGAGCATCTACTCGCTGAAATATTGGCCAAGGTGCTTTCGCAGTCGATGGAATAGTTGATGTAATTGCAGCTACGGAAGGTTGGAGTGGTTCAAAAATAGAAATTTTGCCATGAGTAATGCCAGATAAGCTAAATACTAACGCGATCGCAGCGTATTGTAAAAACTTACTAATTTTATTTTTTGTCATGTCCTCTAAGCCGAATCAAAATAGGAAACAGGGAATTGCAGTTAACTAGCTGCTACTACGTCCGCGAATTATTACGGAGCGACACCTGAGATAATATATTACAAATAGAGGTAAAAACCTCAGCATTTTTTTGGATGATAGACTGTGGTTATTGAACTAGCCGTGTAAGAAAATTTACTACTATAGTTTAAAAAAAATAAGGAAATCGGCAAGTTATCCGCAAATCACTCAAGCTAATCCTATTTGTGAAGCTAAAAACTCTAAGTCTTTATCAAGTAAGGCTTTGAGAAAAAATATTAAAACTTTGATCTTTTGATTTTTAACTAATTACGATCATTTAATCAAGCAGAAATCTGCGCCAATAGATAATTGTGATATATGATACGTCTAAGTATAAATGCTTAAATACAATGAACCTGACAGTAAAATGACATATTACCTAACAAAGGATCAATAACTTGTAGTTATTGCTTTCCATATAAAGATTATGAAGATCCAATATAAAACTAAAGACTAAGAATTTTCGATAACCGTCAATCTAAAGAGCTTATTATCCTTGCTAGATAAAGCAGATGACAACATAGTGTTACATACTTAACGGTAAAATAAGTAATCATCTACTTTAAAGCCAAATAAAGATTTGATGAAAAATCTCTAACAACGTTGTATTCGTTGTGTATTCTATGCAAATGTATTGGCATATCAGTATTTTTTAGGAAATGGTGATCAGCCTTTATGGAAATCACCGTCTTTTACAGAAAACTCTTTAAACTATGTATAAGGAGTTTCTATGATACCTAGTACTTGTTCCCCAGCTTGGTCTAATAGTGAAAGTTAAATAGATACAACTGCTGAAATTCATAATTCAGTTCATACCTAACTTACTAACTAAGTTGAGGATATGATTTTAATCAATAATCTAACTCAATTTGTAAGAATTGATTTTAAGTTATGGATGATAACCCAGTACTTAATATATTTCTTATTTCGTCTAGTTTTCAGGGCTAAATAACACTATTGTTACTTGATAGTATTGCTGGGCTATATACGTAGTTATATTTGATATATTGAAGAACAGAGGCAAGGAATAAATTATGTTTACATATAGTTGAGGATTGTCATAGTTAAGAGTTCTTCTTAATTAAAGACTTTTTATAGGACTCATATTTGATTTATGAAAAAAATCAGTACACCCAAATCAGCCGTCTTTCCTACTCCCTACTCCCCATTCCCTACTCCCTGCTTACACAACTAGATTCAGGAATCAAACCGTATTCCTATATTAAACAAAAATTGTGAACTTGTAATGCAGATTAAAAAATAGTAACCTTGAAAATCAATCTCAATTAAATAAAAAATATGCAAAACAGGTTATCAATCTCACTAAAAAATGTTGAATTATGGTTAATTGGAATTGGTGGAACCTTAATCGCTATTAATTTAAACTTAGTCAGCAGGGTTTACCATCCAACTAATTTTTATGTATATATTTTGTTCTTGGTAACTCTTTATTTACTGCTGAAAGAAAAACGGCATCACTTGAACCTAGAAAGCAATATATCATCTAGCATTACAGGTACAGTGTTGATAGCATTAGTGTTTATTTACACTTTCTTTCAAATTAACATTGGTTTTTTATTTTTATTTCCACCTTTACTATCTGGTTTTGGTATTGCCTTGTTAGCTTCTGGTTATAGGGGATTAAAGCAGTATAAAAGAGAGTTGTGGTTATTAGGATTTCTAACTATACGTAATTTTATGATTATGAATAAGTTAGATTTAACTCTGGTTACAGCTAAATTCTCTACAGTCATTCTTTGGTATACAGGTTTTAAAGTCAATCGTTCAGGCGTTATGATACATCTACCCACGGGAAGTGTAGAAGTATATTCTGCCTGTTCTGGAATTGATCTAATTATAGATTTATTAAGTCTCGCAGTACTATTTATTTATTTGTTCAATCTCAGTTGGCAGCAAAAAATTATGATACCTATAGTAGCTGCCTGTTTAGGATTTGTGGTTAATGGATTTAGAGTTGCATTAATGGCTATTTTAGTAGCACAGGGCGACAAAGAAGCTTTTGAATATTGGCATATTGGAGATGGATCTTTAATATTTTCTATAGTGGCTAGTCTGTTTTTGTGTTGTTTCTGCTGGTTTTTACTCAGTAGGAATGAGAACGAAAGTAAAAATTCTATCAATTACTCAAAGTAATGTTTTGGAAAGAAAACCGCATTCAATTTTTAGCTTTCATCTTCAGTGTAGGGGTATTAGTTGCGGGAAAATCAATTTTTTTCCCTCCAAGTAAAGAAAAAACTCATACCTTTGCTTTTCCCGAAGAAGTACCTTTAGCACAATGGCAAACTAGTGTTGCTACACCAATAAAATCTTCAACTGAAACTCAGCAAAACCCAGATTTATTAGCTAAAAAACATTATAGATATGTTAAAAATGATTTATCGTTAGATATTGAGATGCGTTATTTACAAAATTTCTACTATGCAGATATTGGTGCATACATTCAACGCAATCTTGGTATAAAATCTTCTACCTTAGTGCGTCAACAAGAAGGAGTTGGATACTACGGGCTAGGAATAGATAAACAAAAAGCTTATCTTAGTAGTTGTATTAATCCACGAGGAGGTAGCACTTTCACTCACACGCAATTTAGAGAAAATCGCATTTCTCAAGATATCAGTTTGAATCGTGTAATACCAATCTTACTAGGAGAAGAATCCCTTTTAGACAAACGCTGTTTATGGGTATATTTATCAATTCCTTTAAAAAATTCTTCCCCTGAAGAAGCCTACCAAACACTTGAAAAAGCTTGGTTTTCTTGGTATCAGTGGTGGCAACCTCGATTTCCTAAACCTTGAATTTTAATAACTTTACTTTTGTAATTCATTTACCTTTTAATTATGGCTGAAACAAACATTCGTGAATCTAATACTAGTGAATCTAATAGCCGTGAAACAGACATCCGTGAATTTGTTGAGTTAGAATTCACTAAATTAAGTAAACTGGTAGGGAACATACAACCTCTACTGGAACTAGTTAATCTTTGGCGTTTTCTTGGTTACGGTATGCTTTTGTTGGCATTTTTAGACTTAATTGATATTTTTGTGCCACCAAGCTTTATGAATCCTACATGGGAATTCCAAACGATGGGAAGGTTGGTAAACCAAGTGGGAATACCATTAATTGGATTGCTTTTTGTCTTTTCTGGTAAGTTAGCAAAACGAGCCAGATGGGAATCAGGTATTTTGGCTTTATTATCTCGTTTAAGTCTGTTAGTTGCATTGTTATACTTGCTGCTAATTCCTTTAGGTGTGGTTAATACAATACGTTTGTATAATACTAACCTTGAGCAAATTAAGACTGGCTATGAACAAAGACTGTCTCAAGCTAATCAGGTTGAACAGCAACTAAATAAAACTTCCCCCACAGAAATAGATGATTTAATTAAGCGCCAAGGTGGTTCATTAAATGGTAGAAGTCCTGAAGATATCAAAAATCAAATTCTTTCACAACTCAACCAAACCAAGCAACAACTCAAAACTCAAAAGGAAACAAATCAGTCTTCTGTAACTTTCAATTTACTGAAAAACTCTGTAAGATGGAATATAGGAGCTTTGATATCCGCAGTTTTGTTTATTTTGATTTGGAAGGAAACACGCTGGGCTAGAAAAAAATCATCTTAGTTCAAGAAAAAGTAAACTTTTGATGGCTAGGTACGTCATATTTAGCCTTAGTTGAAAAAATCTATTACAAAAAGATGAAACTCACGTATGAGTTTCATCTTTTTAGTATGTATAAATATGTGCTATGAGTGCATGAACTAAGACTCAGATTAAAATTATGCACCTGTATAACCTGTAATTATCCAAATCTAATGCACTACTTTAGCCTTGCCACGCCACTACTTAAGATTTACTTTATAAATCGTCTCTGAGTGCATGAACTAAGACTCAGGTTAAAATTATGCACCTGTATAACCTGTAATTATCCAAAGTAGAGAACGAGCAACATCACGAAGAATGCGAAAAACAGATTCTAGTTCCGTCGGCTGAGATTGTACGGGTATAGGAGTAAAGGCAATACCTCGACTACCAAGAATAATAGTAGCGATTGCCTTGGCTCTAGGCAGATGAAATTCAGAAGTAATTAGGAATAGGTGTTGTATCTGCTGTTGGTGGAAAACATCAACTAAGGTAGTAAAGTTAGTCACAGTATCTTTAGCACGGTAGTCAAGATAAAGACGACTATCAGCAATACCTGCGGTGTGAAAAATTGCCCTTGCTTTGTGTAGCGGTTTACCCGAAGAAACCCAAATTTTCATATCTGGATAATATTGGGCAAATAAAGCAGTAAATTCTTCTCGGTTTGAACCACCACCAAGAGTTAGGATAGCTTGGGGTTTGGGAGTTTGGTAATATGCGATCGCTAGTTTTGTCGGTATTGTAAGTAGTAAAGCAACAATTATACCAGCCAGAAAAAACATCCAAGTTTTTTGGAGTCGATAAGCTAACAATTTCATAACAGGACTAAATGCTTGGAGGATGCTGGCAAGATTAGTCTATTCCAGTTGATTTATTGTGTAATTTTTCCAACTCAATTAGACGAATAGATAACAATATTTCGGCTAACATTCGTTGAAAAGCATAGTACCAACCAGGCCAGCCGTCCCAGATTCCACCTTTAAGGATCAGGCAATACAATAAGATAATGAAGGGAGCTAGGATTTTTTGTTTACGGATGCGATCGCCTAAACTCAGTTCATGAGCTGGAGTTTCTAGTAACTTCTTGCTCTCAATGATCATATAGCGATCCTGCGCCCATAACCAACGACTCAAGGGCTTGCGATCGTCATGGTGAATGTAGTTGGAGAGCATAGCACATTGGCCAGTTAGTTGCAAAAGTTGAGTGTGTCCATCATCTATATAAATTGCTTTATCTTTGCGAAATAAAACTTGGCGAGGCGGAAGTATTGTCCCTCTCAATGGTTTACCTACAATGCAATACTTAAATCTGGCAGCGTAGCCATTTACTTGCTCATTTACTTGTAAAGCAGCAATTTCAGCAGAGAGTTCATCTGTCACGATATAGTCTGCATCTAAAGAAAGCACCCATTTAGATGCAACTTGCTCTAATCCAAAGTTCCACTGT is a window from the Aulosira sp. FACHB-615 genome containing:
- a CDS encoding PEP-CTERM sorting domain-containing protein, whose amino-acid sequence is MANLNILKKVATVAAVSTVALMATTGKASAITIDLGGTFGTATSYSYSQGGISVTATGVGANPAETLLFRNSNGLGVVTGNDGNDNNQVDGLDINETLNLLFSPQVKLFRAIFSQVDATPDGDEYSILVDGSFLQSGNIASIGTGTVSVAINNSPFGALYSFTVTDGDDDYFLKAVEVQPIPEPLTMGGIALGATFGAYLRKRYSKKDEKLVKA
- a CDS encoding carbohydrate-binding protein, with translation MTKNKISKFLQYAAIALVFSLSGITHGKISIFEPLQPSVAAITSTIPSTAKAPWPIFQRVDALSFASRVGLETIWGGYGERSEDPFNFLGNGQSQELTKAANGNYAIYNNLDLGSGVEALMLRVSLDSGTNSAEVRLDSLNGPVVGTCTINTTGLQTYRTVPCPLNSNLAKNTPNNDTRNLVIKFTGSNSNMRFNWFAFWAKDTVQKIDDIQKIQPDRINKGAPVIPISGRPVRTQNLLPASSDTLARSYGLWSPAKTGECPKWMHDTYWTKAEDGEVYPTWHPPVDFNPETDMYCTYGHEHGDDPRSSEVFNIVGMPAFGYVSEQQEVNSPSHARHEDHVGHKVLVANNWNMYNANNTSLNTTCDVTIKLHMGTHSPDALTNTAHEMFVGGKCDGEEPFNIKHFALFGKAGTFKEPEVPLCGVTHTAGIPPNPIDQPMGGMHRAIPTKECFVRGTQEEQLNGIVPRSGEFWLTGFTGGSFYFNLRNASRFFDASAATKISRTVDTCYNSSHPMSKGLLCQEVLAAGSKVTWDDPRSPFRGTVHSNTHFAALAFSNSTNSVIYTDAYGRNAKTSPDASQGVIFKQIVPVQGFHYKVDGQASVIPTVDYSAYGKNGVRAPN
- the crtA gene encoding cyanoexosortase A is translated as MQNRLSISLKNVELWLIGIGGTLIAINLNLVSRVYHPTNFYVYILFLVTLYLLLKEKRHHLNLESNISSSITGTVLIALVFIYTFFQINIGFLFLFPPLLSGFGIALLASGYRGLKQYKRELWLLGFLTIRNFMIMNKLDLTLVTAKFSTVILWYTGFKVNRSGVMIHLPTGSVEVYSACSGIDLIIDLLSLAVLFIYLFNLSWQQKIMIPIVAACLGFVVNGFRVALMAILVAQGDKEAFEYWHIGDGSLIFSIVASLFLCCFCWFLLSRNENESKNSINYSK
- a CDS encoding cyanoexosortase A system-associated protein, translated to MFWKENRIQFLAFIFSVGVLVAGKSIFFPPSKEKTHTFAFPEEVPLAQWQTSVATPIKSSTETQQNPDLLAKKHYRYVKNDLSLDIEMRYLQNFYYADIGAYIQRNLGIKSSTLVRQQEGVGYYGLGIDKQKAYLSSCINPRGGSTFTHTQFRENRISQDISLNRVIPILLGEESLLDKRCLWVYLSIPLKNSSPEEAYQTLEKAWFSWYQWWQPRFPKP
- a CDS encoding HpsJ family protein, with translation MAETNIRESNTSESNSRETDIREFVELEFTKLSKLVGNIQPLLELVNLWRFLGYGMLLLAFLDLIDIFVPPSFMNPTWEFQTMGRLVNQVGIPLIGLLFVFSGKLAKRARWESGILALLSRLSLLVALLYLLLIPLGVVNTIRLYNTNLEQIKTGYEQRLSQANQVEQQLNKTSPTEIDDLIKRQGGSLNGRSPEDIKNQILSQLNQTKQQLKTQKETNQSSVTFNLLKNSVRWNIGALISAVLFILIWKETRWARKKSS
- a CDS encoding YdcF family protein, with the protein product MKLLAYRLQKTWMFFLAGIIVALLLTIPTKLAIAYYQTPKPQAILTLGGGSNREEFTALFAQYYPDMKIWVSSGKPLHKARAIFHTAGIADSRLYLDYRAKDTVTNFTTLVDVFHQQQIQHLFLITSEFHLPRAKAIATIILGSRGIAFTPIPVQSQPTELESVFRILRDVARSLLWIITGYTGA
- a CDS encoding glycosyltransferase family 2 protein, which encodes MLDAVTPLILTYNEAPNINRTLQQLTWAETIIVIDSYSTDETLEILSSYPQVKVFQRKFDTHTQQWNFGLEQVASKWVLSLDADYIVTDELSAEIAALQVNEQVNGYAARFKYCIVGKPLRGTILPPRQVLFRKDKAIYIDDGHTQLLQLTGQCAMLSNYIHHDDRKPLSRWLWAQDRYMIIESKKLLETPAHELSLGDRIRKQKILAPFIILLYCLILKGGIWDGWPGWYYAFQRMLAEILLSIRLIELEKLHNKSTGID